The following are from one region of the Camelus dromedarius isolate mCamDro1 chromosome 16, mCamDro1.pat, whole genome shotgun sequence genome:
- the LOC135323202 gene encoding leucine-rich repeat-containing protein 37A-like — MVTPEPAKEGEFTAAQQEPRPQPPEYSVEAEPSPTPQDATGQPPEPPEEAEPSPGEQGRPAQPYEPNGEVVPFSTQQESPAQPTEHPEVVNPATQQESPAQSPAEIEPSATQQESTAQRPQSPAEAEPSPAHSQDHVTTASPPGQDQAQSLQWPSVTVKPVDLALTITSGPTSEAGPSPPQQEASSQSAGSPEQLEPLLVEQEVPEQPPAPSGNGEPSPVQLEPPTQPPETSTAATAQHPVHNEVTFSPAGPGEAQHPVMPSTIGKPLDLTVVITPEPAKEAESSPEQQEGSAHFPVSPEQAEISPVQSKPLSPSPEHPGKVESPRTTRGHSSDYRSP; from the coding sequence AtggtcactccagagcctgcTAAGGAAGGCGAGTTTACCGCAGCCCAGCAGGAGCCCCGGCCTCAGCCTCCTGAATATTCTGTGGAGGCAGAACCTTCTCCAACCCCGCAGGATGCCACAGGTCAGCCTCCAGAGCCTCCTGAGGAAGCTGAGCCTTCTCCAGGTGAACAGGGACGACCGGCTCAGCCTTATGAGCCTAATGGGGAAGTTGTACCCTTCTCAacccagcaggagagcccagctcagcccacagaGCATCCTGAGGTGGTGAACCCAGCCacccagcaggagagcccagctcagTCTCCAGCAGAGATAGAGCCTTCCGCAACCCAGCAGGAAAGCACAGCTCAGCGTCCACAGTCTCCCGCTGAGGCCGAACCCTCTCCAGCTCATTCTCAAGATCATGTGACAACAGCTTCTCCTCCAGGCCAGGATCAAGCTCAGTCTCTGCAGTGGCCCAGTGTCACTGTTAAACCTGTGGACCTTGCACTCACCATAACTTCAGGGCCCACAAGTGAAGCTGGACCTTCTCCGCCCCAACAGGAGGCCTCATCTCAGTCTGCAGGGTCCCCTGAGCAGTTGGAACCGTTACTGGTCGAGCAGGAGGTTCCGGAACAGCCTCCAGCCCCCTCAGGAAATGGTGAACCTTCTCCAGTCCAGCTTGAGCCCCCAACTCAGCCTCCAGAGACCTCTACAGCTGCCACAGCTCAACATCCAGTACATAATGAGGTGACGTTCTCACCTGCAGGGCCAGGTGAAGCTCAGCATCCAGTGATGCCTAGTACCATAGGCAAACCCCTGGATCTCACAGTTGTCATCACTCCAGAGCCTGCTAAGGAGGCTGAAAGttccccagagcagcaggagggctCTGCTCATTTTCCCGTTTCCCCCGAGCAGGCTGAAATTTCTCCAGTCCAGTCTAAGCCTCTTTCTCCGTCTCCGGAGCACCCTGGGAAGGTTGAATCTCCCAGGACAACAAGAGGCCACAGCTCAGACTACAGGTCCCCCTGA